The genomic region CGCGCAGCACCGCGCGGGCCAGGGCGACGTACTCGAACCCGTCGGCCATCGCCTGCTCCATCGTGTCGAGCCGGTTGATGCCGCCGAGCAGCATCAGCGGCAGGTCGACGGCCTCGCGCACCCGCAGTGCCTTGTCGCGGAAGTAGGCCTCCTCGAAGGGGTAGGACTTCAGGAACGACCGGCCCATCGGGGTGCGCATCCCCCAGCCGACCAGGCCGCCCATCGCGGCCGCGAACTCGCGGTGCGGGACGTCGCCGCGGAAGAGGTACATCGGGTTCATCAGCGACGAGCCGCCCGAGAGCTGCAGCGCGTCGAGGCACCCGTCGGCCTCGAGCAGCTGGGCGACCTCGACGGCCTCGTCGGTGCTCACGCCCCCGCGGAAGCCGTCGGAGAGCGAGAGCTTGGCGGTGACCGCGACCGCGTCGCCGACCTCCTCGCGCACCGCGCGGGCGACCTGTCGGGCCAGGCGGGCGCGGTTCTCGAGCGAGCCGCCCCAGCGGTCGGTGCGGCGGTTGAGCCCCGGGGCCAGGAACGAGGAGACCAGGTAGGAGTGCGCCATGTGCAGCTCGAGGCAGTCGAAGCCGGCGCGGGCCAGCGTGCGCGCGGTCGCGACGTACGCCCCGGTGACGCGGGTCAGGTCGGCCTCGGTGGCCGCCGCGACCAGCTGCATCGACAGCGGGCTGGGCATCCGGCTGGCCGCGATGGCGCGCACGCCGTTGGAGCGGCCGTTGGCGACCGGCCCGGCGTGCCCGACCTGGCCGGCCACGGCGGCGCCGGCGTCGTGGACGGCCTCGGCGAGACGGGCCAGCCCGGCCTCGGTGGCCGGCCCGACAACCACCTGCTCGCGGTGGGTGCGGCCCTCGGGGGCGACCGCGAGGTAGGCGAGCGTGGTCATCCCGATCCCCCCGCGCGCCACCTCGAGGTGGTAGTCGACGAGCGCGTCGGTGACCTGCCCGTCGGGGGTGCGTCCCTCGAACGTCGCGGCCTTGACGATGCGGTTGCGCAGCCGCACGGGACCCAGGCTCGCCGGAGCCAGCACGTCGGGGGTGGCGCTCATGGCGGCATCGTAGACCCTCGATAGAACGCGTTCTAGTTCTGCCGCTGTCGGGGCTCCTGCCAGACTGCGGCCCCATGAGCGAGCGCGACCCGATCCGCGAGGCCCACCGCCAGTGGGTCGCCCACGGCTGGCCCGAGGCCGCCGACGGGATGGCGCTGGTGACGTCGGTGGTGCGCGTCCAGCAGCTGCTGAGCGGACGCATCGAGGCGGTGCTGCGCCCGCTCGACCTGACCTTCGCGCGCTACGAGGTGCTGCGACTGCTGTCCTTTTCCTCGGCCGGGCGGCTGCCGATGATGCGGTTGGGCTCGCTGCTGCAGGTGCACCCCGCCTCGGTCACCAGCGCGGTCGACCGCCTCGAGCGCCAGGGCTTCGTACGCCGCGTGCGCGGCGACGGCGACCGGCGCGTGGTGCTCGCGGAGATCACCGACGCGGGACGCGAGGTCGTCGAGCGGGCGACCGAGGGGCTCAACACCGACGTCTTCGGCTCCCCCGGCATCGGGGCGGAGTCGACGGCCGAGCTGACCAGGCTCCTGGGCGAGCTGCGCGCCAGCGCGGGCGACCGGGTCGACTGATCCGTCCCCGACCGCGCAGACCGCCTCGACTACCGGCACGTAGGGGTTCCGGGTGCGACGGGCATCACTTATGCTGAGATAGTTGGACGTCCAACTATCTTCCCCGGAGCGAGCCCCGCATGAGCGACCTGCACCAGCCCACCCACCCCGTCCGCCTCGTCACGGCCTCGAGCCTGTTCGACGGCCACGACGCCTCGATCAACATCATGAGGCGGATCTTCCAGAGCCAGGGCTGCGAGGTGATCCACCTCGGGCACAACCGCTCCGTGGCCGAGGTCGTCGACGCCGCGCTCGAGGAGGACGTGCAGGGCGTCGCCGTGTCGTCGTACCAGGGCGGGCACATCGAGTACTTCGAGTACCTCGTGGAGTCGCTGCGCGAGCGCGGCGCCGGGCACGTCAAGGTCGTCGGCGGGGGCGGCGGCGTGATCGTGCGCGACGAGATCCAGCGCCTGCGCGACTCCGGGGTCACCATCTTCTCGCCCGAGGACGGGCAGCGCATGGGCCTGGTCGGGATGATCAACAGCGTCGTCGCCGACTGCGACCACGACCTGTGGGAGGCCGGCTCGGTCACCGCCGAGCAGGTGCTCAGCGGCGACCGCTTCGCCGTGGCCCGCGCCATCACCGGGGCCGAGCTGGGCCGCCTCGGCGGCGAGCTCGAGACCATCCAGCAGGCCGCCGCGCGCAGCCACGCCCCCGTGCTGGGCATCACCGGCACCGGTGGCTCGGGCAAGTCCTCGCTCACCGACGAGCTGGTGCGCCGCTTCCGCGTCGACCAGCAGGACAAGCTGCGCGTGGCCGTGATCGCCGTCGACCCGACCCGTCGCAAGGGTGGCGGGGCGCTGCTCGGCGACCGGATCCGGATGAACAGCCTCGACGGCGACCGGGTCTTCTTCCGCTCCCTGGCCACCC from Nocardioides salarius harbors:
- a CDS encoding oxidoreductase encodes the protein MSATPDVLAPASLGPVRLRNRIVKAATFEGRTPDGQVTDALVDYHLEVARGGIGMTTLAYLAVAPEGRTHREQVVVGPATEAGLARLAEAVHDAGAAVAGQVGHAGPVANGRSNGVRAIAASRMPSPLSMQLVAAATEADLTRVTGAYVATARTLARAGFDCLELHMAHSYLVSSFLAPGLNRRTDRWGGSLENRARLARQVARAVREEVGDAVAVTAKLSLSDGFRGGVSTDEAVEVAQLLEADGCLDALQLSGGSSLMNPMYLFRGDVPHREFAAAMGGLVGWGMRTPMGRSFLKSYPFEEAYFRDKALRVREAVDLPLMLLGGINRLDTMEQAMADGFEYVALARAVLREPGLVDRVARERAAGRSGEGACIHCNRCMPTIYAGTHCPVRDAARAADPGGRETLPQI
- a CDS encoding MarR family winged helix-turn-helix transcriptional regulator is translated as MSERDPIREAHRQWVAHGWPEAADGMALVTSVVRVQQLLSGRIEAVLRPLDLTFARYEVLRLLSFSSAGRLPMMRLGSLLQVHPASVTSAVDRLERQGFVRRVRGDGDRRVVLAEITDAGREVVERATEGLNTDVFGSPGIGAESTAELTRLLGELRASAGDRVD